The genomic region ACAGTGAACCTGTATAGCCTTTATGTACAAGAAAAACTAGGTCGCGAACCGGAGTTAAAAACTAGAGGAACTTGGCCATCCGTGGTTAGTTATCTAGCATTACCGGCGGCAAGTAAAAACTTCGATGGTATTGAAGACCCATTCATCAAATTAGCGATGTTCAGACAATTGTGGCTGGCGTTCGGATCTGATTTCTATACGCAATTGCACAAGGTGACGCGAGAGAAGAAATTGGCAAACAGCGCAACAGACCTGCAAAAGAAAGAATTCTTTATGCTAAGAGCATGCGAAATAAGTGGGCGGAACTTAACGAATTTCTTCCAAAAATGGGGAATGACGGGAGTATCCACGGTCTATCCGAAAATTACAGCATTAGGGCTACCGATCCCTAGTTCAGATTTAACAAAACTTCAAGATTAAGGTCATGAAAAACATTATTATAACGGCCATTATAAGCTTATTTGTGAGTATCGTTCATGCGCAAGCGCCCATGATCATTAATGGAACGACGACCGACGAATTCTACCAAGAGGTCGTACTGTTCGAAGTAGTGAATGGAAGAACAGAGCCGATCGCACAATCCAAAGTAGTGAATGGAAAATTTGCATTCAAGTTCTTTCCGACCTATGAAGGATTTTACGTGTTGGGCTCTACTCAAACACAAAACAATTCTGCCAGACATATTATCTATGGTAAGGAAAATGAAGTCCTGAATATTGCTATCGGTGGAAAGAGCTACCAATTGAGTGGAAAGAATTCGGCAGACAATAAAGATCTAGAAAGATTTCAATCCATGTTGGACGATATGAAAGAAGGCATTCGTTTGGGTGGTCCTATTACCTATGTGGAGTTCTACCCTATCGTTGAAAAGCTGGAACCACAAATTGCGCCTTTCAAAACCACCTCTAAGAACAAAGCATTCTTAAGCAACTTTGAAATCCTGAGACATTATCTCTTCCATTATTATGCGCTGCATTTCCAATACTTACCTAAAAGAGCTCATCCGGATGCCGAAGAGATCATTAGTTTCTATAAAGAGCTAGATCATCAAAAGTTTCTAAATGAAAATTTATTGATCCTTCCTTTTGGAGATAGCTTTTTGATGAACTTGGTAATTGATGCAGGACAACAAAAGAAATACAGCATTAAACAAGGCGAAAATAAAGCACAAAATGCTATAGACTTTATTCCCGATACGACGATTAAAGGGCAATACATTGTGCTGCTATCAAATAACTTCAAATCTTATGACGATTATTTAAGATTGGTAGAACCGAACAGGAACTATCTTACTCTTGCAGATCAGGAAAAACGATTGAATGCGAAGTTAGTTAAGCTAGCGGATTCAAAACCTGGTGACGACTTTATCGACTTTACCTTTCCAGACATCGCGGGAAAACAGCATAGCAAAAAGTCCTTAAAAGGAAACATCATTGTTATTGACTTCTGGGCAACATGGTGTGGACCTTGCAAACAAGAGGAACCATTCTACGAAAAGCTAGCTGATAATTACAGAAATAAAAACGTGAAGTTCCTAGCGATATCCACCGATAAGGACAAAGCAGCCTGGGAAAAATATGTTAATGCGAAAGAAAGCGACTTGAATATTATACATTTACATGCAAGTAATAAGAACATTCTTTCTGACGCTTATCAAATAAACACCATTCCACGTTATATGGTCATCGATGCCAATGGAAAGATTGTAACGACCAATTCTCCTAGACCATCGAATGTAGAATTGAAAAACTTAATCGACAAATTGATAAAACAATAGATTAAACATCTTTCCAACTATGAAATAATGGCAGGTTAAAATTAATTAACCTGCCATTATTGCATCTAGGTAGTTTCGAAAACTAAAGGGCATCCCTTTTGTTAATTAATTAGAAACTTAGAAACAACAAATAATCGAAAACTACATATGAACTTTAATAATTATACAATTAAGGCTCAAGAAGCCATACAAAAAGCATCGGAGATTGCTGTTGGGAATCAACAACAAGCAATCGAACCGGCGCATATACTCAAAGCCCTATTAACAGTCGATGAAAACGTAGTTGGCCATTTGCTGAAAAAGCTAAATGTCAACATCAATTACATCACGACCGAGGTTGACAAACAAATTGAAGCATTGCCAAAAGTTAGCGGTAGCAACGTGTACTTAAGCAACAGCTCAGCAGCTGTTCTGCAAAAAGCACAAAGCTATCTAAAGGAATTCAATGACGAATTTGTATCGATTGAACACATTCTGCTAGCGCTGTTGTCAGCAAACGACAAGGTATCCAGTCTGTTAAAAGATCAAGGGGTTACTGAGAAAGATTTAAAGACAGCGATCAAAGAACTTCGTGGCAATAGCCGAGTGACCGATCAGAATGCTGAGGCAACTTACAATGCACTTGGAAAATATGCAAGAAACCTAAATGAATTTGCAGAATCTGGTAAGTTAGATCCGGTCATCGGTCGCGATGAGGAGATTCGTCGTGTGATGCAGATCCTCTCCCGCCGTACAAAGAACAACCCTATTTTAGTGGGTGAGCCTGGTGTGGGTAAAACTGCAATTGCCGAAGGTATTGCACATCGTATCATCAAAGGCGATGCGCCAGAAAACCTAAAGTCCAAAACTGTATTCTCATTAGATATGGGAGCCCTTATTGCGGGCGCAAAATATAAAGGCGAGTTCGAAGAACGCTTGAAAGCTGTAGTGAAAGAAGTATCGGACAGCGATGGCGAGATTATCCTCTTTATCGATGAGATCCACACGCTTGTCGGTGCCGGCGGCGGTGAAGGCGCTATGGATGCGGCGAACATCTTGAAACCTGCCTTAGCGCGCGGTGAGCTTCGTGCTATCGGTGCGACTACCCTCAACGAGTATCAAAAATACTTCGAAAAGGATAAGGCTTTGGAGCGTCGTTTCCAAAAGGTTATGGTTGATGAGCCGGATACTCAAGATGCAATTTCTATCCTACGTGGATTGAAAGAACGCTATGAAACACACCATAAAGTAAGAATACTCGACGAATCGATTATTGCAGCTGTAGAATTATCTCAGCGCTATATTACCGACAGATTCTTACCGGACAAGGCAATCGACTTAATTGATGAGGCTGCCTCTAAACTACGCTTAGAAATGGACTCCGTTCCGGAAGCCGTTGATGAGCTGGAGCGTCGCATCATGCAGTTGGAAATCGAACGCGAAGCCATCAAGAGAGAAAACGATGAGCGCAAAGTTTCCGAATTATCTGAAACGATAGCTAACCTTTCCAATGAGCGCGACTCCTTGAAAGCGGCATGGCAATCGGAGAAGACATTGGTAGATCAAGTCAACCAAGAGATTCAGAACATTGAAGATTACAAGCTCGAAGCGGAACAAGCGGAACGTGCAGGTGATTATGGCAAGGTTGCGGAATTGCGCTACGGAAAGATAAAGGAAGCACAAGACAAGGTTGAAACTTTGAAGCAGGAGCTTTCGGAGAAACAGCAAAGCAGCCGTATGCTGAAGGAAGAAGTAACTTCTGAGGATATCGCTGATGTAGTTTCTCGATGGACGGGCATCCCTGTAAACAAGATGGTGCAATCTGAACGTGAAAAACTGTTGAACCTAGAAGAGGAATTACATAAACGCGTAGCAGGTCAAGAAGAAGCTATCGAAGCCATTGCTGACGCTATCCGCCGTTCGCGCGCCGGTTTGAGTGATGCAAAACGCCCGATTGGTTCCTTCATATTCTTAGGTACCACCGGTGTCGGTAAGACCGAGTTAGCGAAAGCGCTTGCAGAGTTCTTATTCGATGACGAACAAGCACTCGTACGTATCGATATGTCAGAATATCAAGAGAGACATGCGGTATCCAGATTGATCGGAGCGCCTCCAGGATACGTAGGATACGATGAAGGTGGGCAGTTGACTGAAGCAGTGCGTCGCAGACCCTATTCTGTTGTACTCCTAGATGAAATCGAAAAAGCACACCCGGATGTTTTCAACATCTTGTTGCAGGTGCTAGACGATGGACACTTAACAGACAACAAAGGTCGCGTTGTAAACTTTAAGAATACAATCATTATCATGACCTCTAACACTGGTTCGCATATTATCCAAGAGAACTTCTCGAAGATGAACGATAGCAACCGCGACGAGGTTGTCGGCAAAACGAAAGACGAGGTATTTGAATTGCTTCAAAAATCTATCCGTCCCGAGTTCTTAAACCGTATCGATGAGGTCATCATGTTTACTCCACTAAGTCGCGATGAAATCGGTGATATCGTACGCATGCAATTTGGACGAGTTGAAAAGCAATTAGCGGAGCAAAACATCTTCCTATCGGCTACAGACGAGGCCTTAGATTGGTTAGCTCAATTAGGATACGATCCTGTTTATGGAGCACGTCCATTAAAACGTGTCATCCAAAAACGCGTACTCAACGAACTTTCCAAAGAGATCCTCTCCGGAAAAGTAAGCCGAGACTCGATCATACAGTTGGATGTCTTTGACGGAAAATTTGTATTTCTCAATAAAGAGTAGTCTTAGACAATAGATTTTAGATATCAGATATTAGATATTAGAGTATGGCGGGGTTAAGATATTAGGTTTTAGATATATGATATTAGAGTATGGCGGCTAGAGATAGTCGCCATTTTTTTTTGATAGTAGTTAGTACTTAGTACTTAGTATTAAGACCTATGACGCCCGATCCTGGCAATCCTTTCATCCTTCCTTTCCTGGTTCAAGACAAACTTCCCTTTCTGTACCAGGAAAGGAAGGATTTAACGATGAACAGGATCGGGTGTTATATCTTATATCTAACGTCTAATGTCTAAAAATCTCATATCTATGACCCTTGATAAATTGCTAATTTTTTTAGTAATTTGCAACAATGAAACCCTTAGAAATCCACTGTCGTAATCGCGTCATGTATGCGCAGCTATCCGTTAATGATAGAGGCTTAGGAATGCGCGACTATAACCTAACAGGAAAAGATGGTTTATCGCTGTATATCTTTCGGAAAGAACAAGGCGAATGGAAATGTGCATATGGCTATCTTGATGAAGATATAAAACAGGCAATTATTGATGCTTTAATTTTACGCTTTGATTGGACCATAAAGGACTTATTTTACCTCGATGGGGAAAGGCATGTGGTCGAAATAAGAAGCAAGAAAGGTGGACTATGGCATATATACGACAATAACAGGTATATCGCCAGCATCAATTACGATCGCTATACTCGGCAATTTGAATACCACCTGGACGACCCAACACGTAGTGTCACCGAAGCACACCTGAGGAAGTATACCGAAATGATCAAGCGTGGAGAGATTACTTGGCAAAAGGAAGAACGATAAGAAAATAGCTTAAGCCTGAGCAAGGTAGCATACTGCTAAGCGCAAATTACAATAACTAGCGAACAATCGCTATGACAACTAAATTAAACACGCAACAGCAGCTATGAGACTTTCGTCTTACGGCTAAAAAGCTTAAAGAAATAAAGTACCAAAAGAAATTGCGTATATCCATAAACAGCATCCTCTATCGGGATTGTAAGCATCCGGATTCCTAGGAAGTCGCCAGGATTATAGTTAACAATAGGACTTTCTAAACCTGTCCCCGTCAAAACACCATTGACCGGGAAAAATCCTAACATCAAAATACTGAACACAAAGGATGCCTTTCCTATCCAATCAACGCGTGCCACGAAGTGCAGATAGACCAATGTCCCAATCGTTGCAATAGCGGTTACTAAGGTATAAATCTTGTCGTAATGAAGTAGCGCCATTAACGCACAGACAATCACCGTTACAAAAACAATCAGATTATTAAAGCCCAAAAGCCAGGATAGATTAAAAAACTTATCAATACAGTAGTAAGTAAAAATGCAGGAAAAAGGAATGCATATAAAAAAAAGCCACTCCTCGATTGGAAGTCCAGCAAGCAGCAGACCAACCGTATATTTCGTATTGAACCACCATACCCCATGTGCCGTGAACCAAACGTCCCAGGCAATAAATGGAATGGCAACTAGGATTGCTGCTGTCAGAAACGCCCCAAAATAACGATCGAAACGGATTCTCCGATCAAAGGAAGCAAGGAAGCAGATAATTACCGTAAAAAATAAAATTAGCGAATAAGTATAGCTCATTATGCTTTCTCCGATTTAAAATACATTTTGAAATATTTCATAGGTACATATAAGAATCCAAAGCACTCTCCGTCTTCTTTGCCTATATGTTTATGATGTTGCTTATGTGCACGTCTCAGTGCCAAAAAATAACGATTCTCGCTCTTCGTAAAAATCTTCAGACGCTGATGTATAAAAATATCATGTACAAAGAAGTAAGCCATACCGTATAGCATAATTCCCAAACCGATAAAGAACAGATAATTGTATCCTGCTAAAGAGCCAAAATACATTAACGCAATGGTTGGGATAGCGAAAATAACAAAGAAATAATCATTTCTCTCAAACGCGCCTTCCGCACTATGATCGTGATGATCTCTATGTAAAATCCATAAAAATCCATGCATTACATATTTGTGGATCAACCAGGTCGCCCCCTCCATCAAGATAAAAGTCAAAAGAACAATTAAAAAATTTAGCATATCTATAGATAATATCCGTTAAACATAAATGGTTTCCGAAAGTGTCAAAACTTAATCCAATAATGCTTTGACATCTGCCATCGGCACATCAGGCGAAAATGCACCCCAATTCGCTTGTATAAACCGACGATCCTCGGCAATGTTCGATTTATAGCCCAGAAATGAAGGCGCATTCTTTTGTATCGACAATCGAATAAAACGCAACTCCGGATTCTTCGGATCCATGAGAATTGCGCGCTCGATGTCTTTACGACCTTCTTTGAATGTACTAAGTTTAGCAATAGGACTAAACACATGATTCGCCCAAATAGTCTTCAATCCTCCCAAATAGGCTAATTCTAAAGGCGTTTGCTGCTTTGAGCCTTCTAACCTATCCATCAGTTTCCTGCAAAGCTCCTTATTCGCAATGCATCGCTTATAATTGGATCGTACTTCCAACAAATCATTGCCTAAGCAAAATATGCTAGTAGAAAGAAAAACAAAGAGCAACATCGAAATCCGCATCATAACCAAGCCGATTTATACCTTACGTAGCACTTTAAAGCCACGTATGCTTTTTCCGAATTCGGTACACGAACGCGTTTATTTAATATCTCGTGAGAAGACTTGCTTCTAATCTTTTTGAATAGGGATAGGTAATATTTATAAGCTAAGTAAACCCCGAACATGGCAGAACTAGGCAGTTTTTTAATTCCAATCAGCGCTTCTTTAAATTCTGCATGAATCTCTTGCTCGATCTGGGCTTTTACCTGATTATCGAAAACTTGCATATCGATGTTCGGGAAGTAGGTGCGCCCCAAGATATGATAATCATCTTTAAGATCGCGCAGGAAATTAATCTTCTGAAAAGCCGACCCCAACTTCATTGCGTAAGGTTTCAGCTCATTGTACCGTTCCTTATTGCCATCCGTAAATACTTGCAGACACATCAAGCCCACCACCTCGGCGGAACCATAAATATATTCTTTATACAAATCCGAATTATAGTCGACCTGCTGTAAATCCATCTCCATACTATGCAGGAATTGATCGATCAATGCCTGATCAATCTTATAACGGTTTACCGTTTCCTGGAAGGATTGTAAAATAGGATTGATGGAGATACGGTCCTCAATAGCATGTTGAGTCTCGGTCTTCAATCGCCTCAGCAACTTCTCCTTGTCATAACCATGAAAACTATCGACGATTTCATCTGCCAGGCGCACATAACCATAAATCGCATAGATCGCTGGGCGAATCGTCGGCTTTAAAGCTAGAATCCCTAAAGAAAAACTCGTACTATATTTTTTGGTGATCACTTCACTGATGCTGAAGGAAAGTTCGTCAAATTTTTGTTTCATATAGTGCTGTTTTTTAGTTTTATAATCTCATTGGCAACAATGCGTCCCGAAATAATCGCAGGCGGAACACCCGGACCTGGAACCGTCAACTGACCGGTGTAATATAAATTCGAGAGTCGCTTATTTCGAATTTTTGGCTTCCATACTGCAGTCTGCTTCAACGTGTTTGCTAAACCGTAGGCATTGCCGCCGTAGGCATGGTAGTCTTGCTTGAAATCCGACACACAATAACTTCTCTTATAAATAATCTTATCATAAAGATCTGCCGTGCCGGTATGCTGCTCCAAACGCTTTAGCATCGCTCGCAGATAACGCTCGCGAGTATCTTCCGGATCGCTGATATCAATCGCTAAAGGCATCAAAAGGAATAAATTCTCCTTACCTGCCGGTGCTACATGTGGATCTGTCTTGGATGGGCAACAAGCATAGAATAAAGGCTTATCCGGCCATTTCACATCCTCATAGATACAGGAAATATGATCATCCAGTTCATTTTCAAAAAACAGACTGTGATGCGTTAGGTTTGGAATATGCTCGTCGATTCCTAAATAATAGATGAGACTCGACGGCGCAAAAATTCTCGTCTTCCAATATTCATCGGTATAATTCCTGTAGGCTTTTGGCAATAAGCTCTCCGTATGATGGTAATCCGAAGAAGCAATAACCAAATCAAATTCCTCCACGACACCATCGATTCGCAGCGCACTGACTTTATCTTGTTCGACCTGTATCTCCTCAACCTGCTTATTGAAATGAAAAGTCGCCCCTTGTTTTTCTGCAACAACACTCATCGCGCGAACCAGCTGATAAAAACCTCCAATCGGATAATGCGTTCCTAAGGCATAGCCACCGTAGTTCATCAAGCTATATAAAGCAGGAATATCCTTGGGTGATGCGCCTAGAAAAATAACCGGAAACTCCATTAAGGTCCTTAGTTCTGCACTTTTGAAATAGCGTGCGACATAATTTCTAAAATTCGACAGCAAATCCAACTTCAATGAACTCTTGGCAATCTTCGGCGACATAAATTCAAGCCAGCTGTGTGAAGGTTTGTTCACAAACTCCTTCATGCCGATTTCATACTTAAATTTTGCCGAATCCATAAATTTACGCAGCTGTTTGCCCGCTCCTTTTTCGACAAATTCGAACAGCTCAACCATTTCCTCAAAATCTCTCGGAACGCGCATGTTCTTCTCAGAAAATATCATCTCAAATTGCGGGTTCAGGGAAACCAGCTGAAAGAAATCTGAAGTTTGATAACCAAAGTCTGCGAAGAAACCGTCGATAATATCGGGCATCCAATACCAACTTGGCCCCATATCAAAAATAAAATTCTCTTGGGTCGAAAATTGCCGCGCACGGCCACCCGGTTGATCATGGCGCTCATATACATGAACATCAAAGCCCGCCCTTGCAGCATATGCAGCAGCAGACAAACCTGAAAAACCAGAACCTATGACAGCAACTTTTTTCCTCATCGTTTTTTACTTTTAACTCCTTCGTTTAATAAATGCTCACTATCGATTTGCTTATCGTAAATCGCTAAATGGAACACATCCAACTTGTCCAGCAAACGGATCAATTCCAACTTTTCCTTGCTCGTGAGGTTACCCGTCACAATATCCGAAGCCATACGAATCTTATCCATCTGTTGCTCCAGCACTGCTATTCCCTTCTCACTAATTCTCAATACCTTACTCCTTTTATCGGTCGAAGAGTTGAATTGTTCCACCCAGCCCTGCGCAATCAACCTATTGATAATCAGTATTCCACTCGGCTTCTCATGCACATTTTTCTTAATAAGATCCATCTTCGTCATCTCACCAAAAGATTTCAACGTAATGAGATAAATAAAATCGTCCTGTGACGTAAAATCTGACCCATGTATCGCAGACTTCGAATAACTCTTCGCATATCGCCCCATATGGACCAATAAAGTGTTGATTACGCTCTCCGCACTTCTACCTTTCTCCTTCCCTTCCCATTCCACATCCGGCAGCTCTTCAACTTTTGCATTTCTATCAACAAGCCAGTCGATAAACCCCTCTGTATCCCTTGTATATATTTCATCCAACTGAACCTCCGCCTCAAAATCTTCAAGAAGCGCAATCATATCTTTTAAAATATTGTATTTCATTTCGAATTAATAGTATGTAAATATACTATAAAAATTTAAATAAAGTATTTTATTAAACTATATTTTAGATTTTAGATATAAGTTTTTAGATTTAAGACCCCTGAAAATGGCTCTCTTTATTGCCTTATTTATACTTGCATCTGAACTTCTTCGACTCCTATGCTTTTCACACCCCTTGTAGTTCCCAATCAAAGCCCTTCCAGAGCGGCTTTGATTGGGTTATACATTGGGTTTACATTGGGTTTGAAAGGGGAGTAAGTAGTACTTAGTATTATTAGTAGACATTAGATATAAGACATTAGAAATTAGACTCGATCAAGGTCATCCTTTCATCCTTATTTTCCTGGTTCGGAAAATAGTATTTAGTAGTTAGTAGTTAGTAGTTAGTATTTAGTATTTAGACCTAGGGCGCAAGATCCTGCCAATCCTTTCATCCTTCCTTTCCTGGTT from Sphingobacterium sp. BN32 harbors:
- a CDS encoding sterol desaturase family protein; this translates as MLNFLIVLLTFILMEGATWLIHKYVMHGFLWILHRDHHDHSAEGAFERNDYFFVIFAIPTIALMYFGSLAGYNYLFFIGLGIMLYGMAYFFVHDIFIHQRLKIFTKSENRYFLALRRAHKQHHKHIGKEDGECFGFLYVPMKYFKMYFKSEKA
- a CDS encoding NAD(P)/FAD-dependent oxidoreductase, producing the protein MRKKVAVIGSGFSGLSAAAYAARAGFDVHVYERHDQPGGRARQFSTQENFIFDMGPSWYWMPDIIDGFFADFGYQTSDFFQLVSLNPQFEMIFSEKNMRVPRDFEEMVELFEFVEKGAGKQLRKFMDSAKFKYEIGMKEFVNKPSHSWLEFMSPKIAKSSLKLDLLSNFRNYVARYFKSAELRTLMEFPVIFLGASPKDIPALYSLMNYGGYALGTHYPIGGFYQLVRAMSVVAEKQGATFHFNKQVEEIQVEQDKVSALRIDGVVEEFDLVIASSDYHHTESLLPKAYRNYTDEYWKTRIFAPSSLIYYLGIDEHIPNLTHHSLFFENELDDHISCIYEDVKWPDKPLFYACCPSKTDPHVAPAGKENLFLLMPLAIDISDPEDTRERYLRAMLKRLEQHTGTADLYDKIIYKRSYCVSDFKQDYHAYGGNAYGLANTLKQTAVWKPKIRNKRLSNLYYTGQLTVPGPGVPPAIISGRIVANEIIKLKNSTI
- a CDS encoding lycopene cyclase domain-containing protein — encoded protein: MSYTYSLILFFTVIICFLASFDRRIRFDRYFGAFLTAAILVAIPFIAWDVWFTAHGVWWFNTKYTVGLLLAGLPIEEWLFFICIPFSCIFTYYCIDKFFNLSWLLGFNNLIVFVTVIVCALMALLHYDKIYTLVTAIATIGTLVYLHFVARVDWIGKASFVFSILMLGFFPVNGVLTGTGLESPIVNYNPGDFLGIRMLTIPIEDAVYGYTQFLLVLYFFKLFSRKTKVS
- the clpB gene encoding ATP-dependent chaperone ClpB, with amino-acid sequence MNFNNYTIKAQEAIQKASEIAVGNQQQAIEPAHILKALLTVDENVVGHLLKKLNVNINYITTEVDKQIEALPKVSGSNVYLSNSSAAVLQKAQSYLKEFNDEFVSIEHILLALLSANDKVSSLLKDQGVTEKDLKTAIKELRGNSRVTDQNAEATYNALGKYARNLNEFAESGKLDPVIGRDEEIRRVMQILSRRTKNNPILVGEPGVGKTAIAEGIAHRIIKGDAPENLKSKTVFSLDMGALIAGAKYKGEFEERLKAVVKEVSDSDGEIILFIDEIHTLVGAGGGEGAMDAANILKPALARGELRAIGATTLNEYQKYFEKDKALERRFQKVMVDEPDTQDAISILRGLKERYETHHKVRILDESIIAAVELSQRYITDRFLPDKAIDLIDEAASKLRLEMDSVPEAVDELERRIMQLEIEREAIKRENDERKVSELSETIANLSNERDSLKAAWQSEKTLVDQVNQEIQNIEDYKLEAEQAERAGDYGKVAELRYGKIKEAQDKVETLKQELSEKQQSSRMLKEEVTSEDIADVVSRWTGIPVNKMVQSEREKLLNLEEELHKRVAGQEEAIEAIADAIRRSRAGLSDAKRPIGSFIFLGTTGVGKTELAKALAEFLFDDEQALVRIDMSEYQERHAVSRLIGAPPGYVGYDEGGQLTEAVRRRPYSVVLLDEIEKAHPDVFNILLQVLDDGHLTDNKGRVVNFKNTIIIMTSNTGSHIIQENFSKMNDSNRDEVVGKTKDEVFELLQKSIRPEFLNRIDEVIMFTPLSRDEIGDIVRMQFGRVEKQLAEQNIFLSATDEALDWLAQLGYDPVYGARPLKRVIQKRVLNELSKEILSGKVSRDSIIQLDVFDGKFVFLNKE
- a CDS encoding TlpA disulfide reductase family protein, which encodes MKNIIITAIISLFVSIVHAQAPMIINGTTTDEFYQEVVLFEVVNGRTEPIAQSKVVNGKFAFKFFPTYEGFYVLGSTQTQNNSARHIIYGKENEVLNIAIGGKSYQLSGKNSADNKDLERFQSMLDDMKEGIRLGGPITYVEFYPIVEKLEPQIAPFKTTSKNKAFLSNFEILRHYLFHYYALHFQYLPKRAHPDAEEIISFYKELDHQKFLNENLLILPFGDSFLMNLVIDAGQQKKYSIKQGENKAQNAIDFIPDTTIKGQYIVLLSNNFKSYDDYLRLVEPNRNYLTLADQEKRLNAKLVKLADSKPGDDFIDFTFPDIAGKQHSKKSLKGNIIVIDFWATWCGPCKQEEPFYEKLADNYRNKNVKFLAISTDKDKAAWEKYVNAKESDLNIIHLHASNKNILSDAYQINTIPRYMVIDANGKIVTTNSPRPSNVELKNLIDKLIKQ
- a CDS encoding MarR family winged helix-turn-helix transcriptional regulator, which translates into the protein MKYNILKDMIALLEDFEAEVQLDEIYTRDTEGFIDWLVDRNAKVEELPDVEWEGKEKGRSAESVINTLLVHMGRYAKSYSKSAIHGSDFTSQDDFIYLITLKSFGEMTKMDLIKKNVHEKPSGILIINRLIAQGWVEQFNSSTDKRSKVLRISEKGIAVLEQQMDKIRMASDIVTGNLTSKEKLELIRLLDKLDVFHLAIYDKQIDSEHLLNEGVKSKKR
- a CDS encoding phytoene/squalene synthase family protein, translated to MKQKFDELSFSISEVITKKYSTSFSLGILALKPTIRPAIYAIYGYVRLADEIVDSFHGYDKEKLLRRLKTETQHAIEDRISINPILQSFQETVNRYKIDQALIDQFLHSMEMDLQQVDYNSDLYKEYIYGSAEVVGLMCLQVFTDGNKERYNELKPYAMKLGSAFQKINFLRDLKDDYHILGRTYFPNIDMQVFDNQVKAQIEQEIHAEFKEALIGIKKLPSSAMFGVYLAYKYYLSLFKKIRSKSSHEILNKRVRVPNSEKAYVALKCYVRYKSAWL